One genomic window of Quercus lobata isolate SW786 chromosome 9, ValleyOak3.0 Primary Assembly, whole genome shotgun sequence includes the following:
- the LOC115962289 gene encoding sec-independent protein translocase protein TATB, chloroplastic: MTTHMVMASAICTPTFSSSCFTTKSAIYTSSSSLFSHPKTPKFHLSAWFPPLGLGVFSPWSGLKHLGISITPKPLKSDRKGRCKGKVVYASLFGVGAPEALVIGVVALLVFGPKGLAEVARNLGKTLRAFQPTIKELQEVSREFKSTLEREIGLDDISTQNTNSSIKPSATSTPSSTTITKDSQTVVDLNSDSSPKRAYTTEEYLKITEEQLKASAAQQQGQIPSVEGNLETQSQPQATIREAATTMPPPQKPGSETSNLKKET, translated from the exons ATGACCACACACATGGTCATGGCCTCAGCAATTTGTACTCCCACATTCTCATCTTCATGTTTTACTACAAAATCAGCCATCTATACCTCatcttcttctctattttcacaccccaaaaccccaaaatttcatCTTTCCGCATGGTTTCCTCCACTGGGTCTCGGTGTTTTCTCCCCATGGAGTGGTTTAAAGCATCTGGGTATCTCAATCACACCAAAGCCTCTCAAGTCAG ATAGGAAAGGGAGATGTAAGGGTAAGGTGGTTTATGCATCTCTGTTTGGGGTTGGAGCACCTGAGGCTCTGGTCATTGGGGTGGTGGCTTTGTTGGTTTTTGGTCCTAAAGGTCTTGCTGAG GTTGCTCGGAATTTGGGCAAAACTCTACGTGCATTCCAACCTACAATCAAAGAACTTCAG GAAGTTTCAAGGGAATTCAAGAGCACCCTTGAACGGGAGATTGGTCTTGATGACATTTCAACACAAAACACTAACAGTTCCATCAAACCCAGTGCTACATCAACCCCATCCTCCACTACCATCACTAAAGATTCTCAGACTGTAGTTGATCTGA ATAGTGATTCATCCCCAAAAAGAGCATACACCACTGAAGAGTACTTAAAGATCACAGAAGAGCAGCTAAAGGCATCTGCTGCCCAACAGCAGGGCCAGATACCTTCAGTAGAAGGCAATTTGGAAACTCAAAGCCAGCCCCAAG CTACCATTCGAGAAGCTGCCACCACAATGCCTCCACCTCAAAAGCCTGGAAGTGAGACATCAAACCTCAAAAAGGAGACATGA
- the LOC115960374 gene encoding uncharacterized protein LOC115960374: MRSVNNSVETINAAATAIVSAETRVQPTTYSKRRWGSCWSLYWCFGSQKSSKRISHAVLGPEPVVSGAAVPANENPTPPTAIVLPFIAPPSSPASFLQSDPPSASQSPAKFLSLTSLSVNAYSPGGTASNYTIGPYAYETQLVSPPVLSTLTTEPSTAPFTPPPESVHQTTPSSPEVPFAQLLTSSLDRSRRNSGTNQKFALSYYEFQPYQQYPGSPGGYLISPGSAISNSGTSTPFPDRRPILELRMGESPKLLGFDHFSARKWGSRLGSGSLTPDGVGLGSRLGSGSLTPDGMGLGSRLNSGSMTPDGVGLGSRLGSGSLTPDVMGPASRDSYLLENQISESVSLTNLGNGCQNNGTIIDHRVSFELTGEDVARCLANKSAASIRNASESLHDIVAEAPTDREGIKTDTNNCCELPISETSSETPEKASEEGEEQSYRKHRSVSLGSIKEFNFDNTKGEVSDKPTIGSEWWANEKVSGKEARPGSNWAFFPMLQPGVS, encoded by the exons ATGAGAAGCGTGAATAACAGCGTCGAGACTATAAACGCCGCTGCCACAGCTATCGTCTCCGCCGAGACTCGTGTCCAGCCCACCACTTATTCA aAAAGAAGATGGGGAAGCTGCTGGAGCCTATATTGGTGCTTTGGATCTCAGAAGAGCAGCAAGCGAATAAGCCATGCTGTCCTTGGTCCTGAGCCAGTGGTATCTGGAGCTGCTGTGCCTGCTAATGAAAACCCAACCCCCCCAACTGCCATTGTACTACCCTTCATTGCCCCTCCCTCTTCTCCTGCATCCTTCCTACAGTCAGATCCTCCATCTGCTTCCCAATCACCTGCCAAATTCCTGTCTCTCACTTCTCTTTCTGTCAACGCCTATTCACCAGGTGGAACTGCATCCAATTATACCATAGGCCCTTATGCATACGAGACACAATTAGTCTCACCCCCTGTATTATCTACATTAACGACCGAACCATCTACTGCTCCTTTCACTCCCCCTCCTGAATCTGTGCATCAGACAACACCTTCATCTCCTGAAGTGCCATTTGCTCAACTGCTAACGTCTTCACTTGACCGCAGTCGTAGAAACAGTGGGACTAATCAGAAGTTTGCATTATCCTATTATGAATTCCAGCCTTATCAACAGTACCCAGGAAGCCCAGGTGGCTACTTAATATCACCTGGGTCAGCAATCTCGAATTCTGGAACATCAACTCCTTTCCCTGATAGACGCCCTATTCTAGAGCTCCGCATGGGGGAGTCTCCCAAACTCTTGGGCTTTGATCATTTTTCAGCTCGTAAATGGGGTTCAAGGCTAGGTTCTGGATCTTTGACCCCGGATGGTGTGGGGCTCGGTTCAAGGCTAGGCTCTGGATCTTTGACTCCGGATGGTATGGGGTTGGGTTCAAGGTTAAACTCTGGATCTATGACACCAGATGGTGTGGGGTTGGGCTCGAGGTTGGGTTCTGGATCTTTGACGCCTGATGTTATGGGCCCTGCCTCACGAGACAGTTACCTTTTGGAGAACCAGATTTCTGAAAGTGTATCCCTCACCAACTTAGGGAATGGATGTCAAAATAATGGAACTATAATTGATCACAGAGTATCATTTGAGTTGACAGGGGAAGATGTTGCACGCTGTCTTGCAAATAAATCAGCAGCATCTATTAGAAACGCATCAGAATCTTTACATGATATAGTTGCAGAAGCCCCAACTGATAGAGAAGGGATAAAAACAGACACCAACAATTGTTGTGAGTTGCCTATTAGTGAAACATCCAGTGAAACACCTGAAAAAGCTTCAGAGGAAGGGGAGGAGCAGAGCTATCGGAAGCATCGTTCTGTTTCTCTTGGATCAATCAAAGAGTTCAATTTTGACAACACAAAAGGAGAAGTGTCTGATAAGCCCACCATTGGCTCTGAGTGGTGGGCAAATGAAAAGGTATCAGGGAAGGAAGCTAGGCCTGGCAGCAACTGGGCTTTCTTCCCAATGCTGCAACCAGGGGTCAGCTGA